The following are encoded in a window of Ruminiclostridium herbifermentans genomic DNA:
- a CDS encoding radical SAM protein codes for MSSVVQVFSGIKKQSLDFQDSIDNWSKEFSEAIKNGMAPKSLSSPIFVLWELTGKCPQNCVYCYNGSPKKVEELTSKQLFDVADQIIEAKIFNICLSGGEPTMRPEYFHLLEYLATSGIQVGTVLSGWNIDPKRARHIAYYANTVQVSLDGSSAEIHDSIRRRTNSFNDAINAIKHFVSLGTQVNVSFAVTKDNVDDFPAVYKLCEDIGVATLRTQKLTISGKVKSNSDFVASDKAYIRLKQYMEEYKGGKTEIVYGDPTTHVNFGKDFGMSVMARITAEGYMGISPYLDIFFGDLKEDKFKDIWESMKEGWHNQTVLNLLNNYVMCENEVIKDAIDGKIFIRDGK; via the coding sequence TTGTCAAGTGTTGTGCAGGTTTTTTCTGGTATAAAAAAGCAATCACTAGATTTTCAGGATTCAATTGATAATTGGTCAAAGGAATTTTCAGAAGCCATTAAAAATGGTATGGCACCTAAGTCATTGTCATCGCCTATTTTTGTCCTTTGGGAATTAACTGGAAAGTGTCCGCAAAATTGTGTTTATTGCTATAATGGCTCACCTAAAAAAGTGGAGGAGTTAACCTCAAAGCAATTATTTGATGTAGCAGATCAAATAATTGAAGCAAAAATATTTAATATTTGTTTAAGCGGCGGTGAACCTACAATGCGTCCTGAGTATTTTCATCTTCTAGAGTATTTAGCTACTTCAGGAATCCAAGTGGGGACTGTATTAAGTGGATGGAACATTGATCCAAAAAGAGCAAGGCATATCGCATATTACGCCAATACAGTCCAGGTAAGCCTTGATGGCTCAAGTGCTGAAATTCATGACAGCATCAGAAGAAGGACCAATTCTTTTAATGATGCTATCAATGCAATTAAACATTTTGTATCACTAGGAACACAAGTTAATGTGTCTTTTGCTGTGACCAAGGATAATGTAGATGATTTTCCTGCAGTATATAAGCTTTGTGAGGATATTGGAGTAGCAACTTTACGAACTCAAAAGCTTACTATATCAGGCAAAGTAAAAAGTAATTCTGATTTTGTAGCTAGTGATAAAGCATATATTAGACTAAAGCAGTATATGGAAGAATATAAAGGTGGCAAAACAGAAATAGTTTACGGAGATCCCACAACGCATGTTAATTTCGGGAAGGATTTTGGGATGTCTGTAATGGCTAGAATTACAGCTGAGGGTTATATGGGTATTTCGCCTTACCTTGATATTTTCTTCGGAGACTTAAAAGAAGATAAATTTAAGGATATTTGGGAAAGTATGAAAGAAGGCTGGCATAACCAAACAGTCTTAAACTTGCTTAATAATTATGTTATGTGTGAGAATGAAGTAATCAAAGATGCCATAGATGGTAAAATTTTTATTAGGGATGGTAAGTGA
- a CDS encoding PqqD family protein, which yields MNQDLYPKKKNIRWRWDGPEGEHITFLNPASGSICVFNPIAAMIFHMSDGTNTIKDIIDKIVEVYSAPSVELVREDVYSFLDFMIKSGVIMMLDDEKEISSREEQV from the coding sequence ATGAATCAAGATCTATATCCAAAGAAAAAAAACATTCGCTGGCGTTGGGACGGACCAGAGGGAGAACATATTACCTTTTTAAATCCTGCAAGCGGTTCAATATGTGTTTTTAATCCTATTGCTGCCATGATATTTCATATGAGTGATGGAACCAATACAATAAAAGACATAATTGATAAAATAGTTGAAGTATATTCTGCACCTAGTGTTGAACTTGTACGGGAAGATGTGTATTCATTTCTAGACTTTATGATTAAGTCGGGAGTAATTATGATGTTAGATGATGAGAAAGAAATTAGTTCAAGAGAGGAACAGGTATGA